The genomic stretch ATTTTTTATTTTTCCAATCGTGTCAGGCAAGGTGTCATTGCTCAGGACAATAATCATATCCGCTTTTTGTGCAATGAGATATTCCTGCTGTACAATGGGGTAGCGTGTTTTACTGTAGTGTAATATATTGTCAAAGCCAGCATCGGCAAAGATATTGCTGATGTATGAATGTCGTGAAACAGCAATAAAGGGATTGGCTGAAAGCAGGATAAGCGCACGGTGATGTATTGTGTGCAAAAGAGCTTCACGCTTTTTTTTATACTGTGAAAGTTTATGTATGGCAAGATCTTTTTTATTGAGAATACCTGCTATGGTTAGATAATTATTGCATATAGTATCAAATGAATCTGCTGAAGGGAGATCGTAGCATGTAAGGCCAGCATGGTGTAGCATATCTATCTTTTGTGTTACTGAATCTTCTTTTGAATAGAGTATGATATCAGGCTGCAATGCAATAATTGCTTCACTGTTGGGGGTGGTGATAGTTCCTACCAGTGGTATATTCCTTGAAAGCGGTGGGTGGTACTGTGTTACGCCAGCAAGTAAGTGTTCACATCCTAAATCCTGTATCATTGAGGTGATGGATGGCGACAGTGAGACGATACGGGTGTAATGCTGCAAGGATTGATTGGCAGCCTGCACGTTTATGCTATGAGCTATCGCCCCGATTATAAAATAAGAGGTGATTGCAATAATCAAGTTGTTTGTGGTATGTGGCATGTTCCATGGTGGGTTTAGTTTGGAAATGTTTGTCAAGAAATATGTTTTATTGATGCACAAAAAATGTGTTAGCCCATTCAATTGCTTTGCGGTATGATTGTGCAATCTGTTCAGCTGGCAATTGAAGCTCTCCTGATAATCTGTTCACTGCGTCCCAGTTACCTTTTTCATACGCAGTAATAAATTCATACAGCTTTGCATAGGGGCCCTGTTGCTTTAAAATTGCTTTTTTTATATCATCAGTAAGAGGCAATTGCTGAAAAATTTCCTTTTTATCCCTATCAAAAAATGCATCTACCAGTGAAAATAAGCCCATCAGGAAACATTCGGATGCTTGTGGTTTTAACTGTGATGAGGCTGCTAAAAGTTCAGCAAATTTTGCACGTATTAATGATGTAACAATAAGTTCCTGTGGCTTATCCTGTGCTATGCTGTGAAGTACTACAAATGACAACCAGTTTTTGAATTCACGTATACCCAGAAGTGCCAGCGCATGTTTAATTGAACCAATCTGGCTGGCAAATCCAAAGGCGGCAGAATTTATGAATTTAAGCAATTTAAAGCTTAATGATACATCACGCTTTATTATCTCTTCTAATTTACCAAAATCTACATCTTCCTTATGGATTTGCTGTAATATTTCTAAATAGTTGAGTTTATAGACAGGAATGTCTCTTGATTCAATAATCTCTGGCTGGCTGAAGAAAAATCCCTGAAAATATGAGTATCCCAGGGATAGTGCTTCGTGGAAGTCTTCATAGGTTTCAATCTTTTCAGCCAGGAGTTTAATATTAAGATGTGCTGTTTCATTATGAATCTGTATACGTTCAAAGGTGGTTGTGTTTAAAAAATCAACTTTTATGATATCTGCAAAAGGAAGTAATTCACGGTACTCATCAGTAAAAACAAAATCATCAAGCGCAATTTTATAGCCCTGACTCTTCAGTTTTTTTGTGATAGTAATTATCTCATTGGTAATGGGAACAGTTTCAAGTATTTCAATTGTCAGCACCTCTTTTGGGAAAAAATAGGCAAGGTTTGTTTTTAAGGTTTCTT from Spirochaetota bacterium encodes the following:
- a CDS encoding helical backbone metal receptor produces the protein MPHTTNNLIIAITSYFIIGAIAHSINVQAANQSLQHYTRIVSLSPSITSMIQDLGCEHLLAGVTQYHPPLSRNIPLVGTITTPNSEAIIALQPDIILYSKEDSVTQKIDMLHHAGLTCYDLPSADSFDTICNNYLTIAGILNKKDLAIHKLSQYKKKREALLHTIHHRALILLSANPFIAVSRHSYISNIFADAGFDNILHYSKTRYPIVQQEYLIAQKADMIIVLSNDTLPDTIGKIKNIVHLPYDGLYLYTPYHYCESLQHVVTVLYGK
- a CDS encoding HDOD domain-containing protein, with product MKQKQKPHNYAIFVARQPIFNRHKELYGYEILFRSGFENFYNALDADASTSKTLINSFLVIGTDSLTGGRRAFINFTEETLKTNLAYFFPKEVLTIEILETVPITNEIITITKKLKSQGYKIALDDFVFTDEYRELLPFADIIKVDFLNTTTFERIQIHNETAHLNIKLLAEKIETYEDFHEALSLGYSYFQGFFFSQPEIIESRDIPVYKLNYLEILQQIHKEDVDFGKLEEIIKRDVSLSFKLLKFINSAAFGFASQIGSIKHALALLGIREFKNWLSFVVLHSIAQDKPQELIVTSLIRAKFAELLAASSQLKPQASECFLMGLFSLVDAFFDRDKKEIFQQLPLTDDIKKAILKQQGPYAKLYEFITAYEKGNWDAVNRLSGELQLPAEQIAQSYRKAIEWANTFFVHQ